The Solibacillus daqui genome has a segment encoding these proteins:
- a CDS encoding universal stress protein, whose protein sequence is MSLTYKNILVAVDESNESKLAFKRAIQVALYNFNSKLYVVHVIDTRSFAFYESYNLNMVDRAYDLATELLNSHIAMAKEAGLENVEMIIEYGAPRQIIARDIPKAKQIHLIICGVTGKGEVERILMGSVSESIVHMAKCDVLVVRNL, encoded by the coding sequence CTGAGCTTAACATACAAAAATATTTTGGTTGCGGTTGATGAATCAAATGAATCGAAGCTTGCATTTAAGCGTGCTATTCAAGTGGCTCTTTATAATTTCAACTCGAAGTTATATGTTGTCCATGTCATTGATACGAGGTCTTTTGCTTTCTATGAATCATACAACTTAAACATGGTCGACAGGGCATACGATCTTGCAACTGAATTGCTAAACTCGCATATTGCAATGGCAAAAGAAGCAGGTTTAGAAAATGTGGAAATGATTATAGAATACGGAGCCCCGCGCCAAATTATTGCTAGAGATATCCCAAAGGCAAAGCAAATCCATTTAATCATTTGTGGGGTAACAGGAAAAGGTGAGGTCGAACGAATTTTAATGGGCTCTGTATCAGAATCGATAGTTCATATGGCAAAATGCGATGTACTTGTTGTACGTAATTTATAG
- a CDS encoding C40 family peptidase, with translation MNAVVKVMIANLHEKTDSHSELVDEALFGMPVEILEDIDETWVKVRTFYRYEGNMLKSNLAIGAEIVTSWIADADFVVIQSFADVLTGPNIQSDKIITLTRGAFIQIVEEAGLEPSWAKVQLVTGQFGYVRTGWIQKRVKVYTANEDLFREQVVQTAFRYLGTPYRWGGKSPLGIDCSGLCSMAYMLNGSYIYRDANIMEGFPLREIARENLKRGDLIFFPGHVALFIGDEQYIHSSLGGNEVNVNSFNPLDDHYREDLATTISGYGSLF, from the coding sequence ATGAATGCAGTTGTAAAAGTAATGATTGCCAATTTACATGAAAAAACGGATAGCCATTCTGAATTAGTTGATGAAGCACTATTTGGCATGCCGGTAGAAATTTTGGAAGATATCGATGAAACGTGGGTAAAAGTTCGCACATTTTATCGCTATGAAGGGAACATGTTAAAATCAAATTTAGCAATTGGTGCAGAAATCGTTACAAGCTGGATTGCAGATGCGGATTTTGTAGTGATCCAAAGCTTTGCGGATGTATTAACAGGACCAAACATTCAAAGCGATAAGATCATCACATTGACGCGCGGTGCATTTATTCAGATAGTTGAAGAAGCAGGATTAGAACCATCATGGGCGAAAGTGCAGCTTGTTACAGGGCAATTTGGCTATGTACGTACTGGTTGGATTCAAAAGCGTGTAAAAGTTTACACTGCTAATGAAGACCTATTTCGAGAACAAGTTGTACAAACCGCGTTTCGTTATTTAGGAACACCGTATCGCTGGGGTGGAAAGTCGCCACTTGGTATCGATTGCTCAGGTTTATGCTCGATGGCCTACATGTTAAATGGCTCGTATATATACCGCGATGCCAATATAATGGAAGGATTTCCGTTGCGAGAAATTGCGCGTGAAAATTTAAAACGGGGGGATTTGATTTTCTTCCCAGGGCATGTAGCATTGTTTATTGGGGATGAGCAATACATTCATTCGTCATTGGGTGGTAATGAAGTAAATGTGAATAGCTTTAACCCGTTAGATGATCATTATCGAGAAGATTTAGCAACGACGATTTCGGGCTATGGAAGTTTATTTTAA
- a CDS encoding DUF456 domain-containing protein, translating into MEIVAWTLIIGLFIIAFVGLIYPIIPSVLFLLGGFIVYGLFNSFSELPWWFWLIELLFVALLFVADTVSNLVGVKKFGGSKAGMWGSTIGLLIGPFVIPFAGIIVGPFLGAIIGELLVDRTDFKKAVKVGVGSVVGFLTSVATKGVLQVIMIVIFFIAI; encoded by the coding sequence TTGGAGATTGTAGCATGGACACTCATCATTGGGCTGTTTATTATCGCATTTGTTGGTTTAATATATCCGATTATTCCATCTGTACTGTTTTTATTAGGTGGATTTATTGTGTACGGATTGTTTAATAGTTTTAGTGAGCTCCCATGGTGGTTTTGGCTAATTGAATTACTGTTTGTCGCTCTATTATTTGTGGCAGATACAGTGTCTAATTTAGTTGGGGTAAAAAAATTCGGTGGTTCCAAGGCGGGAATGTGGGGATCAACTATTGGATTACTTATAGGTCCATTTGTAATTCCGTTTGCTGGGATTATTGTAGGGCCGTTTCTTGGCGCAATCATTGGCGAATTACTTGTAGATCGTACGGACTTTAAAAAGGCAGTAAAGGTTGGGGTAGGATCGGTTGTTGGTTTTTTGACTTCAGTTGCAACAAAAGGGGTTTTACAGGTAATTATGATCGTCATTTTCTTTATTGCCATATAA
- the crcB gene encoding fluoride efflux transporter CrcB yields the protein MIAVAIGGFFGAILRFKVSQWSQKKLKQEKFFATFLVNIIGSFLLGIFVGGAYINFFTQLIAIGFLGAFTTFSTFSFEIVQLIEERRVKTALLYAISSCIVSITFASIGYLL from the coding sequence TTGATTGCAGTAGCAATTGGTGGATTTTTTGGCGCTATTTTACGATTTAAAGTGAGCCAATGGAGTCAAAAGAAATTAAAGCAAGAAAAGTTTTTTGCGACATTTTTGGTGAATATAATAGGCTCATTTTTACTTGGGATATTCGTCGGAGGGGCATACATTAATTTTTTTACACAGCTCATTGCTATTGGCTTTTTAGGCGCTTTTACAACATTTTCAACTTTTTCATTTGAGATCGTGCAATTAATAGAAGAACGACGAGTGAAAACCGCGCTTCTTTACGCTATTAGCTCGTGCATTGTGAGTATTACTTTTGCAAGTATTGGATATCTATTATAA
- a CDS encoding superoxide dismutase has protein sequence MAFKLPELTYAYDALAPHIDAQTMEIHHSKHHNTYVTNLNAAVEGTEYADKDINELIADINALPADKQAAVRNNGGGHANHTLFWEVIAPGGSNTPVGNVAAAIDAKFGSFDAFKEEFAKAATTRFGSGWAWLIVDGDGVAVTSTPNQDSPVMEGKTPVLGLDVWEHAYYLNYQNRRPDYIGAFWNVVNWDVVEAKFNAAK, from the coding sequence ATGGCATTCAAATTACCAGAATTAACTTACGCATACGATGCTTTAGCACCACATATCGATGCACAAACAATGGAAATTCACCACTCTAAACACCACAACACTTACGTAACAAACTTAAACGCTGCTGTAGAAGGCACTGAATATGCTGATAAAGACATCAACGAATTAATCGCTGACATCAACGCTTTACCAGCTGACAAACAAGCTGCTGTTCGTAACAATGGTGGCGGACATGCTAACCACACATTATTCTGGGAAGTAATCGCTCCAGGCGGTTCAAACACACCAGTAGGCAACGTAGCAGCTGCTATCGATGCTAAATTCGGTTCTTTCGACGCTTTCAAAGAAGAGTTCGCAAAAGCTGCAACTACTCGTTTCGGTTCAGGCTGGGCTTGGTTAATCGTTGACGGTGATGGTGTTGCTGTAACTTCTACACCAAACCAAGACTCTCCAGTTATGGAAGGTAAAACGCCAGTATTAGGCTTAGACGTTTGGGAGCACGCTTACTACTTAAATTACCAAAACCGTCGTCCAGACTACATCGGTGCTTTCTGGAATGTAGTAAACTGGGATGTTGTTGAAGCTAAATTCAACGCTGCTAAATAA
- a CDS encoding TetR/AcrR family transcriptional regulator, with the protein MDLRVKKTHNNIQQALLVLLKQKSLEDISIAELCRIAEINRGTFYLHYKNVHAVFERYFNEIVDDLKTSYELPYDLTRDNISNITPEMIKIFHHVNKYEAFYRIVFDEKIPLNYYKMLFETIRSFIKSYHNHHLINLTDDELEFFLSYTSNSIIGVILQWHYNDYKQTPKQLNEILMKLIKLKQFDLN; encoded by the coding sequence ATGGATTTACGTGTAAAAAAGACACATAATAATATTCAGCAAGCCCTTCTCGTTTTATTAAAACAAAAGTCACTCGAAGATATTTCAATTGCAGAACTTTGTCGCATCGCTGAAATCAATCGCGGGACATTCTATTTACATTATAAAAACGTTCATGCTGTATTTGAACGCTATTTTAATGAAATTGTGGATGATTTAAAAACATCGTATGAGCTGCCATACGATTTAACACGAGATAACATTTCAAATATCACACCTGAAATGATAAAAATTTTTCACCATGTGAATAAGTATGAAGCCTTTTACCGCATTGTATTTGATGAAAAAATTCCGCTGAACTACTACAAAATGCTTTTTGAAACAATTCGTTCGTTTATAAAATCGTATCACAACCATCATTTAATCAATTTAACCGATGATGAGCTTGAATTTTTCTTGAGCTATACCTCCAATTCAATAATAGGGGTTATTTTACAATGGCATTATAATGATTACAAGCAAACACCTAAGCAGCTAAATGAAATATTAATGAAGCTTATTAAACTTAAACAATTTGATTTAAACTAA
- a CDS encoding SDR family oxidoreductase gives MKLQDKVAIVTGAASGMGKAIAEAYAKEGAKVVVSDLNEEGAKTVADEIVTNGGTAFAITTNVAKDEDLQKLFDATVENYGKLDILVNNAGIMDGFEPVNEITDARWDMIFAVNTTAVMKSMRIAMDMFLKQGSGIIVNNISAGGLNGGRAGAAYTASKHAVVGLTKNTAFMYSQSGIRVNGIAPGAVMTNIQQSMQNISQYGAAQQQKGSGLIPRAGQPEEIAQLAVFLGSDDSSFINGQIITADAGWTTY, from the coding sequence ATGAAATTACAAGATAAAGTAGCAATCGTAACTGGTGCAGCATCTGGTATGGGAAAAGCAATTGCTGAAGCCTATGCAAAAGAAGGTGCAAAAGTAGTAGTTTCTGATTTAAATGAAGAAGGTGCAAAAACTGTTGCAGATGAAATTGTTACAAACGGTGGTACTGCATTTGCAATCACTACAAACGTAGCAAAAGACGAAGATTTACAAAAATTGTTCGATGCTACAGTTGAAAACTATGGTAAGTTAGATATTTTAGTAAACAATGCGGGAATTATGGATGGTTTTGAGCCGGTTAACGAAATTACAGACGCACGTTGGGATATGATTTTTGCAGTGAACACTACTGCAGTAATGAAATCAATGCGTATTGCAATGGATATGTTCCTAAAACAAGGATCAGGTATCATTGTAAACAACATTTCTGCAGGTGGTTTAAACGGTGGTCGTGCAGGTGCAGCATATACAGCTTCAAAACACGCGGTTGTTGGTTTAACGAAAAATACAGCGTTCATGTATTCTCAATCTGGTATTCGTGTAAACGGTATCGCACCAGGTGCAGTAATGACAAATATTCAACAATCTATGCAAAATATTAGTCAGTATGGTGCAGCTCAGCAGCAAAAAGGTTCAGGATTAATTCCACGAGCTGGACAACCAGAAGAAATCGCACAATTAGCAGTATTCTTAGGCTCTGACGATTCGAGCTTTATTAACGGTCAAATCATTACTGCCGATGCAGGTTGGACAACTTATTAA
- a CDS encoding DUF1189 family protein, translating into MKNISHLQLFLDSLTNPKKLGAYRILSIGKVMQYAFLMIALLTAFSFGQFVNGGTDAIFGYSEIEQYAADIQWIVYPIAVVFLFVLNTSVYFIKVSLYALAGQFFVKPMKRRGEYRQVWRSAVFACTWATLLTMIGNLFPISANVITLISIFITMLFIIIAITKYPLTK; encoded by the coding sequence ATGAAAAATATTTCGCACTTGCAGCTATTCCTAGATAGCTTAACGAATCCTAAAAAATTAGGTGCATATCGCATACTTTCGATTGGAAAAGTAATGCAATATGCCTTTTTAATGATTGCTTTACTTACTGCTTTTTCTTTTGGTCAATTTGTCAATGGCGGAACGGATGCAATCTTTGGCTATTCAGAAATAGAACAATACGCAGCCGATATTCAATGGATTGTTTATCCGATTGCTGTAGTCTTTTTATTCGTACTTAATACGAGTGTATACTTTATTAAGGTAAGCTTATATGCACTTGCTGGACAATTTTTCGTCAAACCAATGAAACGCCGTGGTGAATATCGTCAAGTATGGCGAAGTGCAGTATTTGCCTGTACATGGGCAACATTATTAACGATGATTGGAAATCTATTTCCGATTTCAGCAAACGTTATTACGCTTATCAGTATTTTTATTACGATGTTATTTATCATCATCGCGATTACAAAATATCCACTCACTAAATAA
- the ispG gene encoding flavodoxin-dependent (E)-4-hydroxy-3-methylbut-2-enyl-diphosphate synthase → MSEIVHRTKTRPVRVGNLTIGGNNEVVIQSMCTTKTHDVEATVAEILRLEEAGCQIVRVAVPDERAALAIPEIKKQINIPLVADIHFDYKLALKAIEGGIDKVRINPGNIGRREKVEAVVNAAKAKGIPIRIGVNAGSLERHILEKYGYPTADGMVESALHHIKILEDLDFHDIIVSMKASDVNLAIEAYEKAAKAFDYPLHLGITESGTLFAGTVKSAAGLGAILSKGIGNTLRISLSADPVEEIKVARELLKSFGLASNMATLISCPTCGRIEIDLISIANEVEEYISKLNVPLKVAVLGCAVNGPGEAREADIGIAGARGEGLLFMKGKTVRKVPEETMVEELKKEIDKLAAEMVEKREAEAKANANA, encoded by the coding sequence ATGAGTGAAATCGTTCACCGCACAAAAACGCGTCCAGTACGTGTCGGTAATTTAACAATTGGTGGCAATAACGAAGTCGTAATTCAAAGTATGTGTACGACAAAAACACATGATGTTGAAGCAACAGTTGCAGAGATTTTACGTTTAGAAGAAGCAGGTTGCCAAATCGTGCGTGTTGCCGTTCCTGATGAGCGTGCAGCATTAGCAATTCCAGAAATTAAAAAACAAATTAATATCCCATTAGTGGCGGATATTCATTTTGACTACAAATTAGCCTTAAAAGCCATTGAAGGCGGTATTGATAAAGTACGTATTAATCCAGGAAATATTGGTCGTCGCGAAAAAGTAGAAGCGGTTGTTAATGCTGCAAAAGCAAAAGGGATTCCTATCCGTATCGGTGTTAACGCTGGATCGTTAGAGCGTCATATCCTTGAAAAATATGGCTACCCTACTGCAGATGGTATGGTTGAGTCTGCATTGCACCATATTAAAATTTTAGAAGATCTAGACTTCCACGATATTATCGTATCGATGAAAGCTTCGGATGTTAACTTAGCTATTGAAGCATACGAAAAAGCAGCAAAAGCTTTTGATTACCCATTACACTTAGGAATTACAGAATCAGGTACATTATTTGCTGGTACTGTTAAATCAGCAGCTGGACTTGGTGCAATCCTTTCTAAAGGTATCGGGAATACATTACGTATCTCATTATCTGCTGACCCAGTAGAAGAAATTAAAGTTGCTCGTGAATTATTAAAATCATTCGGTTTAGCTTCAAACATGGCTACATTAATTTCTTGCCCAACATGTGGTCGTATCGAAATCGACTTAATTTCTATTGCCAATGAGGTAGAGGAATATATTTCAAAACTAAATGTACCACTAAAAGTAGCTGTACTTGGCTGTGCGGTAAATGGCCCTGGTGAAGCACGAGAAGCTGATATCGGTATCGCAGGCGCTCGCGGTGAAGGTCTGTTATTCATGAAAGGGAAAACTGTTCGTAAAGTACCCGAAGAAACAATGGTAGAAGAACTAAAAAAAGAAATCGATAAATTAGCAGCTGAAATGGTTGAAAAGCGTGAAGCCGAAGCAAAAGCTAACGCCAATGCATAA
- a CDS encoding DUF1801 domain-containing protein, translating into MFDEFIAQIDEKWHDAFVKLMITIEENLPQGFEKSLDRNMMAYSVPLATYPNGYHCTPNTPLPFLAIAPQKRHIALYHMGIYSDPQLLTWFQEEYAKVVPTKLNMGKSCIRWTSTKHIPYELIGQLCQKMTPENWITLYEKELAR; encoded by the coding sequence TTGTTCGATGAATTTATTGCGCAAATTGATGAAAAATGGCATGATGCCTTCGTGAAACTAATGATAACAATTGAAGAAAATTTACCACAAGGTTTTGAAAAATCATTGGATCGAAATATGATGGCCTATAGTGTACCACTTGCTACATATCCAAACGGTTATCACTGTACACCAAATACACCACTACCATTTTTAGCGATTGCACCACAGAAACGTCATATTGCGTTGTATCATATGGGAATCTATAGTGACCCACAATTGCTTACATGGTTTCAAGAGGAATATGCCAAAGTAGTTCCGACAAAATTAAATATGGGAAAAAGCTGTATTCGCTGGACATCAACAAAGCATATTCCATATGAGTTAATTGGACAGCTCTGTCAAAAGATGACACCAGAGAACTGGATTACATTATATGAAAAAGAACTTGCACGTTAA
- a CDS encoding 5' nucleotidase, NT5C type produces the protein MTNLKHRFGIDIDGTVTCPATLIPHINKQYNINMKLDDVTEYDFLSGFPYPIDRNEFNTWFKENEPHMYEVSELAADAKSVLTNWQKQYELFYISARGENVFDITKNWFDTYNVPYDHIECIGSHKKIEIAKKHQVEAFFEDKHDNAVEIAEELKIPVVLFDTPYNRLSVPNNVIRVANWQQANEWIRKNF, from the coding sequence ATGACGAACTTAAAGCATCGATTTGGCATAGATATTGATGGAACAGTTACATGCCCTGCTACATTGATACCTCATATAAACAAACAGTACAATATAAATATGAAGTTAGACGATGTAACTGAATACGACTTTTTAAGCGGCTTTCCATATCCGATAGATCGCAACGAATTCAATACATGGTTTAAAGAAAATGAACCGCATATGTATGAAGTGAGTGAACTTGCAGCTGATGCAAAATCTGTATTAACAAATTGGCAAAAACAGTACGAGTTATTTTACATTTCTGCTCGCGGTGAAAACGTTTTTGACATTACAAAAAATTGGTTTGACACATACAATGTCCCTTATGACCATATAGAATGTATCGGTAGTCATAAAAAAATTGAAATTGCGAAAAAACATCAAGTAGAAGCCTTTTTTGAGGATAAGCATGATAATGCAGTGGAAATTGCTGAGGAACTAAAAATTCCAGTTGTACTATTTGACACACCATATAACCGATTATCGGTTCCTAATAACGTCATTCGCGTTGCAAACTGGCAACAAGCCAATGAATGGATTCGAAAAAATTTCTAA
- the crcB gene encoding fluoride efflux transporter CrcB, with the protein MNSLAVGIGGMLGSMTRYMLSDIFPSNGGFPYITMLINWSGSLLFAFIFVKLSTKKEWLKLGTTTGFLGGFTTFSTFSVEAIQLVEQQLLGQAFLYCLASIIGSIACCYFAYRFVTKGVKTD; encoded by the coding sequence TTGAATAGTTTAGCTGTTGGAATTGGTGGTATGCTAGGCTCCATGACACGTTATATGCTTAGTGACATCTTTCCGTCAAATGGAGGATTTCCATACATAACCATGCTCATTAACTGGAGTGGTAGCCTGTTATTTGCATTTATTTTTGTAAAACTATCTACAAAAAAGGAATGGTTAAAGCTCGGTACTACTACCGGCTTTTTAGGTGGCTTTACAACATTTTCGACGTTTAGTGTTGAGGCCATTCAATTAGTAGAGCAGCAGTTACTTGGGCAAGCATTTTTATACTGTTTAGCAAGCATAATTGGTTCAATAGCTTGTTGTTATTTTGCTTACCGCTTCGTTACTAAAGGAGTGAAAACAGATTGA